One part of the Brienomyrus brachyistius isolate T26 unplaced genomic scaffold, BBRACH_0.4 scaffold73, whole genome shotgun sequence genome encodes these proteins:
- the LOC125726480 gene encoding uncharacterized protein LOC125726480, whose amino-acid sequence MTTTSENGISTTSRCFCGKVCKNARGLKIHQSRMKCLEQESAAQRTGITPGETQEEPGPETTHSAQNLQVPSTPTPSRVVQNHRIKWPQAKQHGLWQQFDDDTSRIVNSTAKGGVESRLKYLTTIITSFGAERFGIEQAKSSKPTYINNRRADKVHHLRKELRTLAKQFKVADEEEKPPLAELRHTIRKQLKTLRRAEWHRRRRVERARKRSSFIANPFRFAKQLLGQKRSGRLECSQEEVDNFLHNTLSDPVREQGLGPQTALRVMPTPTVEFNTSEPTWKEVQEVVTAARASSTPGPSQVPYKVYKRCPNLLRILWKLLRVIWRRGTIADQWRQAEGVWIPKEENSTRLEQFRSISLLSVEGKVFFSILSRRMTDFLLKNKYIDTSVQKGGIPGVPGCLEHTGVITQLIREAREGKGDLAVLWLDLANAYGSIPHKLVETTLDRHYIPDKIKDLILNYYGNFRLRVTSGSITSNWYRLEKGIITGCTISVILFALAMNMLVKAAEMECRGPLSKSGIRQPPIRAFMDDLTVTTTSVPGCRWILQGLEKLICWARMSFKPIKSRSMVLKRGKVVDKFRFCVDGVTIPTITEKPVVSLGKVFDCSLRDTASVRMTIKKLEAWLSTVDKSGLPGRFKAWLYQHGILPRILWPLLVYEVTMSTVETLERKISSFLRRWLGLPRSLTSAALYSRSNKLQLPFSSLEEEFRVSRTREALVYRESSDSRVASAGIVVKTGRKFRAQEGLELAESRLRHRALVGTVAVGRAGLGSFPQPRFHRAQGKDRRHLVLEEVRAGVEEVRTSRMVSMQQQGASARWEGALGRKLTWNDIWKAEPQRIKFMVQAVYDVLPSPANLYVWGKCDLSTCPQCPGRGTLEHILSSCPAALGGGRYRWRHDQVLKTVAETIATAVANNIHTRSRRVVPFVKAGEKPRPQPIPTSSLLSSASDWELRVDLGKQLKFPEYVTSTSLRPDVVLTSVSSKQVLLLELTVPWEDRMEEANERKRLKYQELIEECRRRGWKARCEPIEVGCRGFAARSLCKVYTLLGITGAAKRKAIKSTTEAAERASRWIWMKRSETWANAAGTQVGA is encoded by the coding sequence ATGACGACAACTTCTGAAAACGGAATATCGACGACGAGCAGATGCTTTTGCGGCAAGGTCTGCAAGAACGCCCGAGGCCTAAAGATCCATCAGAGCCGGATGAAATGCTTGGAGCAGGAGAGCGCAGCACAACGCACAGGAATAACGCCTGGTGAGACGcaggaggagcccggcccggagaCAACCCACAGTGCCCAGAACCTCCAAGTGCCCAGCACTCCAACTCCCAGCAGAGTAGTCCAGAATCATCGTATTAAGTGGCCTCAAGCGAAGCAGCATGGGCTGTGGCAGCAGTTTGATGATGATACATCTAGAATTGTCAACTCAACAGCAAAGGGAGGCGTAGAAAGCCGACTGAAGTACCTGACCACCATTATAACAAGTTTTGGGGCCGAAAGGTTTGGCATCGAGCAGGCCAAGTCCAGTAAGCCCACTTACATCAACAACCGGAGGGCAGACAAAGTCCACCATTTACGAAAAGAACTGCGTACACTGGCAAAGCAGTTCAAGGTAGCAGATGAAGAGGAAAAGCCACCTCTCGCGGAGCTTCGACACACTATCCGGAAGCAGCTTAAGACCCTGCGCAGAGCTGAATGGCATAGGAGACGGAGGGTGGAGAGAGCCAGGAAGCGAAGTTCCTTCATAGCCAACCCCTTTCGTTTTGCTAAGCAGTTGTTGGGACAGAAACGAAGCGGACGTCTCGAGTGTTCCCAGGAAGAGGTGGACAACTTTCTGCACAACACCCTCAGCGACCCAGTCAGAGAGCAAGGACTTGGACCACAGACAGCCCTTAGGGTCATGCCAACCCCTACAGTGGAGTTTAACACCTCAGAACCCACTTGGAAGGAAGTCCAGGAGGTGGTAACAGCAGCCAGAGCCAGCTCCACTCCAGGCCCCAGTCAAGTACCCTACAAGGTGTACAAGCGCTGTCCAAACCTCCTCAGAATTCTATGGAAGTTGCTGCGAGTGATTTGGCGGAGGGGAACCATTGCAGACCAATGGAGACAGGCGGAGGGTGTCTGGATACCAAAGGAGGAGAACTCAACCAGGCTGGAGCAGTTCCGATCCATTTCACTTCTCAGTGTGGAGGGGAAGGTCTTCTTCAGTATCCTTTCCAGAAGGATGACAGACTTCCTCTTGAAGAACAAGTACATCGACACCTCAGTACAGAAAGGTGGCATTCCTGGAGTTCCTGGCTGCCTAGAACACACCGGAGTAATTACCCAGCTGATCAGGGAGGCACGAGAAGGGAAGGGGGACCTGGCAGTGCTGTGGCTGGACCTAGCTAACGCATATGGGTCAATTCCCCACAAGCTGGTGGAAACCACTCTGGACCGTCATTACATACCCGATAAGATCAAGGACCTCATCCTGAACTACTATGGGAACTTCAGGTTGAGAGTGACATCAGGGAGCATAACATCCAATTGGTATCGGCTCGAGAAAGGGATTATAACTGGTTGTACAATCTCAGTTATCCTGTTTGCCCTTGCCATGAATATGTTGGTGAAGGCAGCTGAGATGGAGTGTAGAGGCCCCCTGTCCAAGTCTGGAATTCGTCAGCCCCCCATTCGAGCCTTCATGGATGACCTGACAGTTACCACTACGTCAGTGCCTGGATGCCGGTGGATCCTTCAAGGCCTGGAAAAGCTCATTTGTTGGGCTAGGATGAGCTTTAAACCAATCAAATCTAGGTCCATGGTCCTGAAGAGAGGGAAAGTGGTGGATAAGTTTCGCTTCTGTGTGGACGGTGTAACGATACCAACGATCACTGAGAAACCAGTCGTAAGCCTAGGCAAGGTTTTCGACTGCAGCCTCAGAGACACAGCATCGGTCCGAATGACCATTAAGAAGCTTGAAGCCTGGTTGTCCACAGTAGATAAATCTGGCCTTCCTGGCAGGTTCAAGGCATGGTTATACCAACATGGCATTCTGCCCCGCATCCTCTGGCCGCTGTTAGTGTACGAGGTGACTATGTCCACTGTTGAGACCCTGGAGAGAAAGATCAGTTCTTTCCTCCGAAGATGGCTGGGCCTGCCACGCAGTCTAACTAGTGCAGCATTATAcagcagaagcaacaaactccaGCTTCCTTTCAGCAGCCTGGAGGAGGAATTTAGAGTTTCTCGTACAAGAGAGGCACTTGTTTATCGAGAATCCAGCGACTCCAGAGTTGcttcagcaggcattgtggtgaagACTGGCAGGAAGTTCAGAGCTCAAGAGGGGCTAGAACTGGCAGAATCTCGTCTAAGGCACAGGGCTTTGGTGGGCACGGTGGCCGTTGGACGAGCAGGGCTGGGGTCATTCCCACAGCCACGGTTCCACCGGGCCCAGGGAAAGGACAGACGCCACCTTGTCCTGGAGGAGGTACGGGCAGGTGTTGAGGAGGTGAGGACCAGCAGGATGGTGAGCATGCAGCAGCAAGGAGCATCAGCAAGATGGGAAGGAGCGCTGGGGAGGAAGCTGACCTGGAatgacatctggaaggcagagccACAGCGTATCAAGTtcatggtccaagctgtgtacgATGTGCTACCAAGCCCTGCTAACTTATACGTCTGGGGGAAGTGTGACCTTTCAACGTGTCCCCAATGCCCAGGAAGGGGCACATTGGAGCACATCCTTAGCAGCTGCCCAGCAGCCCTTGGAGGTGGACGCTACCGCTGGCGCCATGACCAGGTGCTGAAGACAGTAGCTGAGACCATAGCTACTGCAGTGGCTAacaatatacacacccgaagccggAGGGTAGTACCCTTTGTGAAAGCTGGAGAGAAGCCACGACCACAGCCAATTCCAACATCCAGCCTACTTTCATCGGCATCAGACTGGGAACTGCGAGTTGACTTGGGCAAGCAGCTCAAGTTTCCAGAGTATGTTACATCAACCTCATTGAGACCAGATGTAGTGCTGACTTCTGTCTCTTCTAAGCAAGTCCTCTTATTAGAATTAACAGTCCCTTGGGAGGACCGCATGGAAGAAGCCAACGAACGGAAGCGGCTTAAATACCAAGAGCTCATAGAGGAATGTCGGAGAAGAGGCTGGAAAGCCCGCTGCGAGCCAATAGAGGTGGGATGTCGAGGCTTTGCGGCTCGCTCCCTATGTAAAGTCTACACCTTACTTGGCATCACTGGagctgcaaaaagaaaagccaTCAAGTCCACCACAGAGGCTGCAGAGAGAGCCTCCAGGTGGATTTGGATGAAGAGGTCTGAAACGTGGGCTAATGCTGCTGGGACACAAGTTGGGGCCTGA
- the LOC125726481 gene encoding uncharacterized protein LOC125726481 — protein sequence MTTTSENGISTTSRCFCGKVCKNARGLKIHQSRMKCLEQESAAQRTGITPGETQEEPGPETTHSAQNLQVPSTPTPSRVVQNHRIKWPQAKQHGLWQQFDDDTSRIVNSTAKGGVESRLKYLTTIITSFGAERFGIEQAKSSKPTYINNRRADKVHHLRKELRTLAKQFKVADEEEKPPLAELRHTIRKQLKTLRRAEWHRRRRVERARKRSSFIANPFRFAKQLLGQKRSGRLECSQEEVDNFLHNTLSDPVREQGLGPQTALRVMPTPTVEFNTSEPTWKEVQEVVTAARASSTPGPSQVPYKVYKRCPNLLRILWKLLRVIWRRGTIADQWRQAEGVWIPKEENSTRLEQFRSISLLSVEGKVFFSILSRRMTDFLLKNKYIDTSVQKGGIPGVPGCLEHTGVITQLIREAREGKGDLAVLWLDLANAYGSIPHKLVETTLDCHYIPDKIKDLILNYYGNFRLRVTSGSITSNWYRLEKGIITGCTISVILFALAMNMLVKAAEMECRGPLSKSGIRQPPIRAFMDDLTVTTTSVPGCRWILQGLEKLICWARMSFKPIKSRSMVLKRGKVVDKFRFCVDGVTIPTITEKPVVSLGKVFDCSLRDTASVRMTIKKLEAWLSTVDKSGLPGRFKAWLYQHGILPRILWPLLVYEVTMSTVETLERKISSFLRRWLGLPRSLTSAALYSRSNKLQLPFSSLEEEFRVSRTREALVYRESSDSRVASAGIVVKTGRKFRAQEGLELAESRLRHRALVGTVAVGRAGLGSFPQPRFHRAQGKDRRHLVLEEVRAGVEEVRTSRMVSMQQQGASARWEGALGRKLTWNDIWKAEPQRIKFMVQAVYDVLPSPANLYVWGKCDLSTCPQCPGRGTLEHILSSCPAALGGGRYRWRHDQVLKTVAETIATAVANNIHTRSRRVVPFVKAGEKPRPQPIPTSSLLSSASDWELRVDLGKQLKFPEYVTSTSLRPDVVLTSVSSKQVLLLELTVPWEDRMEEANERKRLKYQELIEECRRRGWKARCEPIEVGCRGFAARSLCKVYTLLGITGAAKRKAIKSTTEAAERASRWIWMKRSETWANAAGTQVGA from the coding sequence ATGACGACAACTTCTGAAAACGGAATATCGACGACGAGCAGATGCTTTTGCGGCAAGGTCTGCAAGAACGCCCGAGGCCTAAAGATCCATCAGAGCCGGATGAAATGCTTGGAGCAGGAGAGCGCAGCACAACGCACAGGAATAACGCCTGGTGAGACGcaggaggagcccggcccggagaCAACCCACAGTGCCCAGAACCTCCAAGTGCCCAGCACTCCAACTCCCAGCAGAGTAGTCCAGAATCATCGTATTAAGTGGCCTCAAGCGAAGCAGCATGGGCTGTGGCAGCAGTTTGATGATGATACATCTAGAATTGTCAACTCAACAGCAAAGGGAGGCGTAGAAAGCCGACTGAAGTACCTGACCACCATTATAACAAGTTTTGGGGCCGAAAGGTTTGGCATCGAGCAGGCCAAGTCCAGTAAGCCCACTTACATCAACAACCGGAGGGCAGACAAAGTCCACCATTTACGAAAAGAACTGCGTACACTGGCAAAGCAGTTCAAGGTAGCAGATGAAGAGGAAAAGCCACCTCTCGCGGAGCTTCGACACACTATCCGGAAGCAGCTTAAGACCCTGCGCAGAGCTGAATGGCATAGGAGACGGAGGGTGGAGAGAGCCAGGAAGCGAAGTTCCTTCATAGCCAACCCCTTTCGTTTTGCTAAGCAGTTGTTGGGACAGAAACGAAGCGGACGTCTCGAGTGTTCCCAGGAAGAGGTGGACAACTTTCTGCACAACACCCTCAGCGACCCAGTCAGAGAGCAAGGACTTGGACCACAGACAGCCCTTAGGGTCATGCCAACCCCTACAGTGGAGTTTAACACCTCAGAACCCACTTGGAAGGAAGTCCAGGAGGTGGTAACAGCAGCCAGAGCCAGCTCCACTCCAGGCCCCAGTCAAGTACCCTACAAGGTGTACAAGCGCTGTCCAAACCTCCTCAGAATTCTATGGAAGTTGCTGCGAGTGATTTGGCGGAGGGGAACCATTGCAGACCAATGGAGACAGGCGGAGGGTGTCTGGATACCAAAGGAGGAGAACTCAACCAGGCTGGAGCAGTTCCGATCCATTTCACTTCTCAGTGTGGAGGGGAAGGTCTTCTTCAGTATCCTTTCCAGAAGGATGACAGACTTCCTCTTGAAGAACAAGTACATCGACACCTCAGTACAGAAAGGTGGCATTCCTGGAGTTCCTGGCTGCCTAGAACACACCGGAGTAATTACCCAGCTGATCAGGGAGGCACGAGAAGGGAAGGGGGACCTGGCAGTGCTGTGGCTGGACCTAGCTAACGCATATGGGTCAATTCCCCACAAGCTGGTGGAAACCACTCTGGACTGTCATTACATACCCGATAAGATCAAGGACCTCATCCTGAACTACTATGGGAACTTCAGGTTGAGAGTGACATCAGGGAGCATAACATCCAATTGGTATCGGCTCGAGAAAGGGATTATAACTGGTTGTACAATCTCAGTTATCCTGTTTGCCCTTGCCATGAATATGTTGGTGAAGGCAGCTGAGATGGAGTGTAGAGGCCCCCTGTCCAAGTCTGGAATTCGTCAGCCCCCCATTCGAGCCTTCATGGATGACCTGACAGTTACCACTACGTCAGTGCCTGGATGCCGGTGGATCCTTCAAGGCCTGGAAAAGCTCATTTGTTGGGCTAGGATGAGCTTTAAACCAATCAAATCTAGGTCCATGGTCCTGAAGAGAGGGAAAGTGGTGGATAAGTTTCGCTTCTGTGTGGACGGTGTAACGATACCAACGATCACTGAGAAACCAGTCGTAAGCCTAGGCAAGGTTTTCGACTGCAGCCTCAGAGACACAGCATCGGTCCGAATGACCATTAAGAAGCTTGAAGCCTGGTTGTCCACAGTAGATAAATCTGGCCTTCCTGGCAGGTTCAAGGCATGGTTATACCAACATGGCATTCTGCCCCGCATCCTCTGGCCGCTGTTAGTGTACGAGGTGACTATGTCCACTGTTGAGACCCTGGAGAGAAAGATCAGTTCTTTCCTCCGAAGATGGCTGGGCCTGCCACGCAGTCTAACTAGTGCAGCATTATAcagcagaagcaacaaactccaGCTTCCTTTCAGCAGCCTGGAGGAGGAATTTAGAGTTTCTCGTACAAGAGAGGCACTTGTTTATCGAGAATCCAGCGACTCCAGAGTTGcttcagcaggcattgtggtgaagACTGGCAGGAAGTTCAGAGCTCAAGAGGGGCTAGAACTGGCAGAATCTCGTCTAAGGCACAGGGCTTTGGTGGGCACGGTGGCCGTTGGACGAGCAGGGCTGGGGTCATTCCCACAGCCACGGTTCCACCGGGCCCAGGGAAAGGACAGACGCCACCTTGTCCTGGAGGAGGTACGGGCAGGTGTTGAGGAGGTGAGGACCAGCAGGATGGTGAGCATGCAGCAGCAAGGAGCATCAGCAAGATGGGAAGGAGCGCTGGGGAGGAAGCTGACCTGGAatgacatctggaaggcagagccACAGCGTATCAAGTtcatggtccaagctgtgtacgATGTGCTACCAAGCCCTGCTAACTTATACGTCTGGGGGAAGTGCGACCTTTCAACGTGTCCCCAATGCCCAGGAAGGGGCACATTGGAGCACATCCTTAGCAGCTGCCCAGCAGCCCTTGGAGGTGGACGCTACCGCTGGCGCCATGACCAGGTGCTGAAGACAGTAGCTGAGACCATAGCTACTGCAGTGGCTAacaatatacacacccgaagccggAGGGTAGTACCCTTTGTGAAAGCTGGAGAGAAGCCACGACCACAGCCAATTCCAACATCCAGCCTACTTTCATCGGCATCAGACTGGGAACTGCGAGTTGACTTGGGCAAGCAGCTCAAGTTTCCAGAGTATGTTACATCAACCTCATTGAGACCAGATGTAGTGCTGACTTCTGTCTCTTCTAAGCAAGTCCTCTTATTAGAATTAACAGTCCCTTGGGAGGACCGCATGGAAGAAGCCAACGAACGGAAGCGGCTTAAATACCAAGAGCTCATAGAGGAATGTCGGAGAAGAGGCTGGAAAGCCCGCTGCGAGCCAATAGAGGTGGGATGTCGAGGCTTTGCGGCTCGCTCCCTATGTAAAGTCTACACCTTACTTGGCATCACTGGagctgcaaaaagaaaagccaTCAAGTCCACCACAGAGGCTGCAGAGAGAGCCTCCAGGTGGATTTGGATGAAGAGGTCTGAAACGTGGGCTAATGCTGCTGGGACACAAGTTGGGGCCTGA